A segment of the Prochlorococcus marinus str. MIT 9215 genome:
TTTTAAGTGAAATTAAAGTTTTTTTCCATGAATCTTCGAAAAAGAGTTGTTTCTCAAATTCATTATTCGACAAATTATCAACTTTACTTGAGCTTATTAGCCATCTTCTAATTGGTTGAGTAAAGTATTTCCAATTACTGTTAAATTTTTTGCTATTTGAAGCAACTATAGAAATTGGTTGGCTTTTTGATATTTTTGCTTCATTATTCCTATTATGATTTTTAATTAGGTATGTTGATTCATGAGCTTTTAAAGTCCCTAAACCAAAAATTGTGGCATCTACCATTGATAAGTTTTGATCTAACATTTTTCTATCTTCTTCGCTTCCAAGATGCGACTCTCCACCTTGAGGAAATGCAATTCTTCCATCAAGACTAGATGCTACAACTATTGTTATTCTTGGAATACTCAAGCTTGAGCAACTAATGAATTTTCAAGTTTCCTTTGTAGAGAATTTTGTATGGTTTGCTCAACATAAATCTCAGCGGCATTATTAGGACTTTCTTGGAGCCTAATCTTATGTAAATTTGCTCCAATATTTTTAATGGGTGATGAGAGGATATCAGAAATATGTAATGCAATATTTTCACATGTTGGAACGCAAGTTTTGAAATATTCAATATCTTTATTTAAAAAAGTATGATCAAACTGTTCAACAATAAGATCATCAATAATTGATTGTAATGAAGGTAAATCACAAATCATGCCTGTTCTAGGATTTATTTGTCCTCGAACAGTCACATCAAGAAAATAGTTATGACCATGTCCATTAATTCTTGCGCATTTACCATAAATTTTTTTGTTTTCACTTAAGGAGATTTCATCTTTGGCTAATCTATGAGCTGCATTGAAATGACTTTGAACTGTTAATAAAGCTTCCATGTTTGTTCCAAAATAATCTGCCCATAAAGTCGGGCTTTCATAAAGTCTTAAACTTGTAAGAGGTAAATCATCTTTTAAACGATTCCAAATGACCTTAACTAATGCTTCGGTTGTCGGGAGTATTCCATCCTGACTGTAAATATTAAATTCTGGCCAGACATCATTTAAAAAACGAAAATCTAATTGTCCTGTGACCTCGTTTTTAATAGAGTGTTTTACATCAGAGAGGTTTAAGACCATTCCATCTGAGTCTAGTTCTCCACCCATTGATACAATGAGTTCATAGTTATGACCATGTCCCGGAGCAAAACTACACTTTCCAAAAAGAGATAGATTTTCTTCTGGACTTTTTTCAGGAAGCCAATAACGATGACTAGAACTAAAGCAGGCGCGTCTAGTTATGACGCATTCACGTCCCTTTCCATGTAATGAATTGGATTGTGGAGAAGTCATAGCTGTCTGCAATAATACTATCTTAAGGTTTTATATACGCTTTTGTCTTTATGGAACAATCCATTATTGAAAAAACAGTCAAAATCATCAAAGGTAGAAGCATATTTTTAATAGGAATGATGGGCTCTGGTAAGTCACAAACTGGTTTGAAGCTGGCTGAATTATTGAAGTATAAATACATTGATTTAGATACATTAATAGAGAAGTTGGCAAAAAAATCTATCAATCAAATTTTTAAAGATGAAGGAGAAGATAATTTCCGAGAATTAGAAGCAAACTGCCTTAAAGAAACTATCAAAATTCCTTCATTAGTAATCTCAACTGGAGGAGGAATAGTTACCAAATCAGAAAACTGGGGAATCTTAAGACAGGGAATAATTGCTTGGATAGATCTCGAAAAAGATATAGCAATTGAAAGATTGAAAAATGAAATTGAAAATAGGCCACTTCTTCAGGGAAAGAATCTTAATGATCTATATATGAGCATTTTTCAATCTAGAGAAAATTTGTATTCTCAAGCAGATTTAAGAATTCAAGTAAAAAAAGAAAATATTGAAGAAGTTGCTATGAAAATAATTAATGCAATTCATAAAGAAATAATCAGTTAATCTGGTTCAATTCTTACTGCAAACCATTTGATAACGTATCCTAATTTTATTTCTAATTCATAAGTGCTTTCCAATAATTCTTCAAAAAATTCCTGATCAGGATCTTTTATATTTTGATATATTGTTTGTGTTTCTGTCTTACTAAGCCAATTCTTCAACCATAAAATTGCTTCTTGCTTTGATACAATTTTTTCCTTTGAATCTGGCTCTAATAATACATAATGATCTGATGCTCTTATTAGTGGATTTGACATAATGAAAATTCTTCTTGGATTAATTCTTTGCTTGATTTTTCAAGTAATTTTTTTAGAAAGTTCTTTTGCTCTAGTAGATTCTAACGTACGTGAGTTTTTGGAAAATCGTGTAAATCAATGGCCAGAATTATATTTGCCAAATTTTAAATTATCTGATGTTTCTAAAGATTTAATTTATCCTAAATGGTTCGAGGGAAATTGGCTTGTTACTTCTCAAGATATAAATAATGATTCAGAAGAGCCAGTTATTTATGAAGTAAACTTCTTTAAGAATGATTCAGATTTAATTGTTGGTAATCGTGCAAAAAATGCTGAATCTATTGGAAAAGCAATATTTGGTGACACCTTAATCAAGGTTATAAATGATCCTCAATCTATTAATAATCAAATTACTTATTTAAAAGATGATTTTTATATTGATTCAAGAATTACAGGGAGAAATCAGATCCAAGATAATGAGATTTTTTTCGCAGACGAGCTAGTTATACAAACAGCACATAAGC
Coding sequences within it:
- a CDS encoding DUF6816 family protein — its product is MKILLGLILCLIFQVIFLESSFALVDSNVREFLENRVNQWPELYLPNFKLSDVSKDLIYPKWFEGNWLVTSQDINNDSEEPVIYEVNFFKNDSDLIVGNRAKNAESIGKAIFGDTLIKVINDPQSINNQITYLKDDFYIDSRITGRNQIQDNEIFFADELVIQTAHKPGASRINQIETISKFQKCSEEILEVDNSIKPSICGVQYVASYGSKVGDPSIHAVKTNKYKLKFEFIES
- a CDS encoding 6-pyruvoyl trahydropterin synthase family protein produces the protein MTSPQSNSLHGKGRECVITRRACFSSSHRYWLPEKSPEENLSLFGKCSFAPGHGHNYELIVSMGGELDSDGMVLNLSDVKHSIKNEVTGQLDFRFLNDVWPEFNIYSQDGILPTTEALVKVIWNRLKDDLPLTSLRLYESPTLWADYFGTNMEALLTVQSHFNAAHRLAKDEISLSENKKIYGKCARINGHGHNYFLDVTVRGQINPRTGMICDLPSLQSIIDDLIVEQFDHTFLNKDIEYFKTCVPTCENIALHISDILSSPIKNIGANLHKIRLQESPNNAAEIYVEQTIQNSLQRKLENSLVAQA
- a CDS encoding shikimate kinase, coding for MEQSIIEKTVKIIKGRSIFLIGMMGSGKSQTGLKLAELLKYKYIDLDTLIEKLAKKSINQIFKDEGEDNFRELEANCLKETIKIPSLVISTGGGIVTKSENWGILRQGIIAWIDLEKDIAIERLKNEIENRPLLQGKNLNDLYMSIFQSRENLYSQADLRIQVKKENIEEVAMKIINAIHKEIIS
- a CDS encoding dihydrofolate reductase family protein translates to MSIPRITIVVASSLDGRIAFPQGGESHLGSEEDRKMLDQNLSMVDATIFGLGTLKAHESTYLIKNHNRNNEAKISKSQPISIVASNSKKFNSNWKYFTQPIRRWLISSSKVDNLSNNEFEKQLFFEDSWKKTLISLKKRGINDLALLGGAQLINSFIKEDLITDIKITIIPRIIGGRYTWIPPEQTNAIFNLKRLWEIKSIKNLMNNEIHIHYKKI
- a CDS encoding chlororespiratory reduction protein 7, with translation MSNPLIRASDHYVLLEPDSKEKIVSKQEAILWLKNWLSKTETQTIYQNIKDPDQEFFEELLESTYELEIKLGYVIKWFAVRIEPD